The nucleotide sequence GAAGCCTGGCACCACCGCCGCCGCAAGCTTCAGCATCAGAGCGTTGATGACCAGCAGGAAGAGGCCGAGGGTCACAACGGACAGGGGGAAGGTGAGGACCTTCAGGATCGCCCCCAGCGTCGCGTTGATCAGCCCGATCACCACGGCCGCTAACAGCGCGTACAGGAAGTTTTTCACGTAGAAGCCGGGAACGAAGTGCGCCACCAGCAACAGGGCCAGCGCGCTCAAGATCCAGTGCACGAGAAGACGCATGGGAATCCTCCATCACCCTGCAAGTTTTTTATCGAGCAATTCATTGACCAGGGCGGGGTTGGCCTGGCCTTTGGAGGCTTTCATCACCTGACCGACGAAGAAGGCCTTCACCGCCGTCTTGCCGGAGCGGTACTGCCCGAGCTGCTTGGGATTCGCGGCCATCACCTCTTCGATGATCTTCTCGATGGCGCCGGCGTCGGTGATCTGCTGCGGCTTTTCCTTCTCGTAGACGGCGGGGAAGTCCTGGCCGCGCTCGAAGGCCAGGTCGTAGAGGTCCTTGAGCATCTTGCCGGAGATGGTCCCGGCCTCGACCAGATCAGCTGAGACGGCGACGCCGTTCATCGAGATGGGCGACTGCTCGAGCTCCAGCCCCTTGGCCTTCAGGCGTCCCATCAGTTCGCTCTGCACCAGGTTGGCGACGCGTTTGGGATTCTTCGCCGCCTTGGCGGCGGCTTCGAACTGGTCGGCGAGAGACTGGGTGAGCGTCAGCACCTGGGCATCATACTCGGTGATGCCGTAGCCGGCGACCATGCGCTTGCGGCGCGCTTCGGGC is from Terriglobales bacterium and encodes:
- a CDS encoding phage holin family protein — protein: MRLLVHWILSALALLLVAHFVPGFYVKNFLYALLAAVVIGLINATLGAILKVLTFPLSVVTLGLFLLVINALMLKLAAAVVPGFEVRGFWPAFWAALLLAILGMIIHSVLRKRESD